The Deltaproteobacteria bacterium genome includes the window GACGGATGGCGTTGGGCTTGGATGTCGACGAGGTGACTTGACCGCCAAACGTTTCACGCCACCAGATTGCGCGGCTCGCCGCGGAGAAAAGCTTCGACGTTGGCTTTGACTTCGATCAGCAATCGTTGGCGCGCTTCCCGCGCGCTCCAGGCGGTGTGCGGTGTGACCAGCAGATTGGGCAATTCGCTGGCGGCGAGAACGATCGGATGATCCGGTGGCGGCGGTTCCTTGGAAATTACATCGAGGGCCGCCGCGGCGATTTTTTTGCTGCGCAGTGCGTCGATCAGCGCGGCTTCGTCGATCAGCGCGCCGCGGGCGGTGTTGATCAGCAATGCCGTCGGTTTCATCAGAGCGAGCGACTGCTCATTGATGAGATTTTTCGTCTCCGGCGTCAGCGGACAGTGGAGTGTGACGATGTCGGCTTGGCGCAGCAATTCGTTCACTGCCATTCGATCCGTTGCAATGGGCTCATTGGTTCCCGGTCTCGCCGCGATCAAAATCTCCATGCCGAAGCCGCGCGCCATTTGCGCCACGGCTCGGCCGATGTTGCCGTAACCGATGATGCCGAGTTTTTTGCCGGACAATTCGAGAATCGGAAATGTCAGCAGCGTGAAGACGGGACT containing:
- a CDS encoding D-2-hydroxyacid dehydrogenase, with product MSAPKIRIVFLDAATYGDMPLELFTNAWNCTVHQVTSPAETIERIAGQTIAVTNKAVIDKAILNSPEARDLKLIAVAATGTDIIDKEEAAKRGVKVCNVPGYATQSVAQFTLALILELATRAAEYGNTVIAGEWQKSPVFTLLTFPILELSGKKLGIIGYGNIGRAVAQMARGFGMEILIAARPGTNEPIATDRMAVNELLRQADIVTLHCPLTPETKNLINEQSLALMKPTALLINTARGALIDEAALIDALRSKKIAAAALDVISKEPPPPDHPIVLAASELPNLLVTPHTAWSAREARQRLLIEVKANVEAFLRGEPRNLVA